A single genomic interval of Brevibacillus brevis harbors:
- a CDS encoding flavin-containing monooxygenase, with protein MTFTQHKSQKNANTDFDAVIIGAGFSGLYMLYRLREAGFSVQAYDAAPDVGGVWYANRYPGAKCDSESIIYNYMFSEELYQEWTWSSRYPEQAEILSYLNYVADKFDLRRDIQFNTRMRAAHYDEVNNRWRLQTEDGTHITATYFITGVGNLSSSNIPKFKGLDSFEGDWYHTGHWPHEKVDFKGKRVGVIGTGSSGIQSIPVIAEEAGHLFVFQRTPGYCTPARNHAYDPEFIRQTKANYSEIKRQTRESATGYLHKLIHDRSALADSPEERQREYQKVWDRGGFGLGTTYNDLIINPTANETVAEFIRSKIGETVKDPKTAELLKPTYYFAAKRPVLDTNYYETYNRDNVTLVDVKSAPITEITPKGIKTTEEEYALDILVFATGYDAMTGPLFKIDIRGKDGISLKEKWAGGPQTRTYLGIANAGFPNMFMITGPESPSSLSNVPVSIEQHVEWIGDCLEYLREHGITTIEAKAEAEEAWSAHCREVADATLYTKTDSWYTGANIEGKPRGFLIYVGGVGAYRKICDEVAAKGYEGFSLTPTSAKETIS; from the coding sequence ATGACATTTACTCAGCACAAATCCCAGAAGAATGCGAATACCGACTTCGACGCGGTGATCATCGGCGCGGGATTCTCGGGGCTATACATGCTCTATCGTTTGCGTGAAGCAGGATTTTCTGTGCAAGCTTACGATGCCGCTCCAGATGTTGGTGGTGTCTGGTATGCAAATCGTTATCCCGGAGCGAAATGCGACTCGGAAAGCATCATTTACAATTACATGTTCTCCGAGGAGCTCTATCAGGAATGGACATGGTCCTCCAGATACCCGGAGCAGGCAGAAATTCTGAGTTATCTCAACTATGTGGCGGACAAGTTCGATTTGCGGCGTGACATCCAGTTCAATACGCGTATGAGGGCGGCCCATTACGATGAGGTGAATAACAGGTGGCGACTCCAGACGGAAGACGGCACGCATATAACGGCGACGTACTTTATTACTGGTGTCGGTAATCTCTCGTCCTCCAATATCCCCAAATTTAAGGGCTTGGATAGCTTCGAAGGCGATTGGTACCATACCGGACACTGGCCACATGAAAAGGTAGATTTCAAAGGGAAGCGCGTCGGAGTGATCGGTACAGGTTCGAGTGGTATCCAGTCCATCCCGGTCATTGCAGAAGAAGCAGGTCATCTTTTCGTCTTTCAGCGGACACCTGGGTATTGTACGCCAGCGAGAAACCACGCCTATGATCCTGAGTTCATCCGCCAAACGAAAGCAAACTATAGCGAGATTAAGCGGCAAACGCGTGAATCTGCGACCGGCTATCTGCACAAATTGATCCATGATCGATCCGCGCTGGCAGATTCTCCAGAAGAACGCCAGCGGGAATACCAAAAGGTTTGGGATCGGGGAGGATTTGGGTTAGGTACAACTTACAATGACTTGATCATTAACCCGACAGCTAATGAAACGGTCGCCGAATTCATTCGCAGCAAGATCGGTGAGACCGTAAAAGACCCCAAAACAGCGGAGCTTTTGAAACCAACTTATTATTTCGCTGCGAAAAGACCTGTTCTGGACACCAATTATTATGAGACCTATAACCGCGACAATGTCACTTTAGTTGATGTAAAAAGTGCTCCAATTACAGAGATAACACCCAAGGGAATCAAAACGACGGAAGAGGAGTATGCACTGGATATCCTCGTTTTTGCAACCGGTTACGATGCGATGACCGGGCCGTTATTTAAAATCGATATTCGTGGAAAAGACGGAATCTCCCTGAAGGAAAAATGGGCTGGAGGTCCCCAAACCAGAACGTACCTAGGCATCGCAAACGCTGGTTTCCCGAACATGTTTATGATTACGGGTCCCGAGAGTCCCTCCTCTCTGTCAAACGTTCCTGTTTCCATTGAGCAGCATGTGGAATGGATTGGCGATTGCCTGGAATATTTGCGCGAGCATGGGATTACAACCATAGAGGCGAAAGCCGAGGCAGAGGAGGCTTGGAGCGCGCATTGCAGAGAAGTGGCCGATGCGACACTCTACACGAAAACAGATTCATGGTATACAGGTGCAAATATTGAGGGTAAACCACGTGGATTCCTCATCTATGTAGGCGGTGTTGGAGCCTACCGCAAAATATGCGACGAGGTCGCAGCCAAAGGCTATGAGGGCTTCTCCTTAACCCCTACGTCTGCTAAAGAAACCATTTCATAA
- a CDS encoding aldehyde dehydrogenase family protein gives MSKVRAVPQENVATFLFDTKQMLINGEWVPSLSGKIYESINPANGEVIAKIYEGDEADVDRAVRAARAACNGPWSKTSPVERTLLLHKLADLLEQRAEEFAYLETLDGGNTITLTRHAFVPSAVAHLRYYAGWATKLTGQTIPLTSGGNFHAYTIREPLGVCGQITPWNYPLLGTVWKLAAPLAAGNTVILKPSQQTSLTTLLLGELIMEAGFPAGVVNIVTGSGRKIGEAIANHPDIDKIGFTGSTEVGKGIMRKSADTLKKITLELGGKSPNIIFADADLDKAIQGAFLGMFTNQGQICVAGTRLYVEKPVFQQVTAKLVEMAQKMKVGNPLDPATQMGPLISKEHLQTVKNYIEIAKKEGATVLTGGNILQEGELAGGNYLEPTILTDLEENCTAVKEEIFGPVLCVMPFEQIEEVIERANETEYGLAAGIWTQNLTTAHKVSNALEAGTVWVNTYLKSDNALPFGGHKQSGIGSEMGYQGIEAYTKTKSVLISLD, from the coding sequence ATGTCCAAAGTACGAGCTGTACCGCAGGAAAACGTGGCTACTTTCCTTTTTGACACCAAACAAATGCTGATCAACGGCGAATGGGTTCCTTCTCTCTCCGGTAAAATCTATGAATCTATCAATCCAGCAAATGGTGAGGTCATCGCCAAAATCTATGAAGGAGACGAGGCAGATGTAGATCGGGCAGTGCGTGCAGCAAGAGCAGCATGTAACGGGCCATGGTCAAAAACATCCCCTGTAGAACGAACACTACTCCTCCATAAGCTTGCAGATTTGCTGGAACAACGTGCTGAAGAATTTGCCTATCTCGAAACGCTGGATGGCGGTAACACGATTACGCTTACTCGTCATGCATTCGTCCCAAGCGCCGTGGCTCACTTGCGCTATTATGCAGGCTGGGCGACCAAATTAACGGGACAAACGATACCGCTTACATCAGGCGGAAATTTTCATGCCTATACAATTAGAGAGCCATTAGGTGTTTGCGGACAAATTACGCCATGGAACTATCCTTTGCTGGGGACAGTCTGGAAGTTAGCCGCTCCGCTCGCTGCAGGGAATACCGTGATTTTGAAGCCTTCCCAGCAAACATCCTTGACGACCTTGCTGCTTGGTGAGCTGATTATGGAAGCAGGTTTCCCCGCGGGTGTGGTGAACATTGTAACAGGTTCTGGCCGTAAAATCGGGGAAGCGATCGCGAATCACCCTGATATTGACAAAATCGGTTTCACAGGGTCGACGGAAGTGGGCAAAGGAATCATGAGAAAATCCGCTGACACCTTGAAAAAAATCACTTTGGAATTAGGGGGAAAATCACCAAACATTATTTTTGCGGATGCTGACCTGGATAAAGCGATACAAGGTGCGTTTCTTGGGATGTTTACAAACCAGGGGCAAATCTGTGTGGCAGGGACTCGTCTCTATGTTGAAAAGCCAGTCTTTCAACAGGTCACAGCTAAATTGGTTGAAATGGCACAAAAAATGAAAGTTGGGAACCCTCTAGACCCAGCTACACAGATGGGGCCACTGATTTCCAAAGAGCACTTGCAAACTGTGAAAAATTATATTGAAATCGCCAAAAAAGAAGGAGCTACCGTTTTAACAGGCGGAAACATTCTACAAGAAGGCGAGCTGGCAGGCGGAAACTATTTGGAGCCTACCATCCTTACTGATCTCGAAGAAAATTGTACGGCGGTAAAAGAGGAGATATTCGGCCCGGTCTTGTGCGTCATGCCGTTTGAACAGATAGAGGAAGTCATTGAAAGAGCGAACGAAACCGAATACGGATTGGCTGCAGGTATATGGACGCAAAATTTGACGACCGCGCATAAGGTCAGCAATGCGTTAGAAGCAGGGACTGTCTGGGTAAATACGTATCTGAAGTCGGATAACGCTCTTCCCTTCGGAGGACATAAGCAAAGCGGGATTGGATCAGAAATGGGTTATCAAGGTATAGAAGCTTACACCAAAACGAAAAGTGTCTTAATCAGCCTCGATTAA
- a CDS encoding alcohol dehydrogenase catalytic domain-containing protein — protein MKALVLVDKQKCEVKNVQDPTPDKDGILINVMANGVCRSDWHFWLHGQPVNRILGHEFCGIVEEVGREVTHFKKGDRVVVPFIGSDGTCPYCLSGKSNLCDSRSFPGMSYDGGYAEYVAVPKADRNVIHLPEEIGFLDASALGCRFMTAFHGLVDRAQVMPGEWVVIYGCGGLGLSAINIASAMGANVIGVDIHDTNLVLAKQMGAAYTINSRKTNSVEAIMELTKGGADVSVDALGHSETCVNSILSLKKDGRHLQGGIVTHDGGNVTIPVTDMVKKEIRFLSTFGMPVHGYSSLLSFVLQGKLAPSKMVNREVSLSEVNDIFEGMTQNTLTGTFVVTKFE, from the coding sequence ATGAAGGCACTCGTACTCGTAGATAAGCAGAAATGTGAAGTGAAAAATGTTCAAGATCCCACACCTGATAAAGACGGGATTCTCATTAACGTCATGGCAAACGGAGTATGTCGGAGTGACTGGCATTTTTGGCTGCATGGACAACCAGTGAACCGTATTTTGGGTCATGAATTCTGCGGTATCGTGGAAGAAGTGGGAAGGGAAGTGACCCATTTTAAAAAGGGAGATCGGGTAGTTGTTCCATTTATCGGAAGTGATGGAACGTGCCCTTATTGTCTCAGTGGGAAGTCAAACCTGTGTGACTCTCGGTCATTCCCCGGAATGTCTTATGATGGCGGCTATGCAGAATACGTCGCGGTTCCAAAAGCAGATCGAAATGTTATCCATTTGCCAGAAGAAATTGGCTTCCTTGATGCTTCGGCCTTGGGTTGCCGCTTCATGACCGCATTCCATGGACTAGTCGATCGGGCTCAAGTTATGCCTGGAGAATGGGTTGTCATTTACGGATGTGGTGGCCTTGGGCTTTCTGCAATTAACATTGCCTCGGCTATGGGGGCAAACGTGATCGGTGTGGACATTCATGATACGAATTTAGTGTTAGCCAAGCAGATGGGGGCAGCTTATACCATTAACAGCCGTAAAACGAACTCCGTTGAAGCCATCATGGAACTCACGAAGGGTGGAGCAGACGTGTCAGTAGATGCACTGGGGCATTCCGAGACATGCGTCAACTCAATCCTCAGTCTCAAAAAAGACGGCCGCCACTTGCAAGGGGGGATTGTTACACATGATGGTGGAAATGTTACGATCCCAGTAACGGATATGGTCAAGAAAGAGATTCGCTTCCTTTCTACCTTTGGCATGCCGGTTCATGGTTACTCTTCTTTGCTTTCTTTTGTGTTGCAAGGAAAACTGGCTCCTAGCAAAATGGTGAATCGCGAAGTGTCTCTTTCAGAAGTGAATGACATTTTCGAAGGGATGACACAAAATACGCTTACTGGAACATTTGTTGTCACAAAATTCGAATAA
- a CDS encoding protein adenylyltransferase SelO: MTDKKATIEPGWNFDNSYTTLPKSFFSRLNPPPVRSPKLAILNERLAKSLGLNVEALQSEEIIAMLAGNKTPEGAMPLAQAYAGHQFGHFTMLGDGRALLLGEQITPTGERFDIQLKGSGRTPYSRGGDGRAALGPMLREYIISEAMHGLGIPTTRSLAVVTTGESIYREAELPGAILTRVAASHIRVGTFQFAARFCSIEDLRALADYTLQRHFPENHAEENRYLLLLKGVIQRQAMLIARWQLVGFIHGVMNTDNMAISGETIDYGPCAFMDTYDPATVFSSIDVQGRYAYGNQPYIAVWNLSRFAETLLPLLHDNEAQAVKMAEDALAEFSKLYHSNWLTGMRAKLGLFNEEEQDEALIEGLLNMMKENHADYTNTFRAFTLNQPEDSVLFGTCEFPEWHEQWRARLTRQPEDPAAVQQLMKKSNPAVIPRNHRVEEALEAAWKEGDYTVMERLLAVLSDPYAYTPEQVEYTTLPAESARPYQTFCGT, translated from the coding sequence ATGACAGACAAAAAAGCAACAATCGAACCGGGATGGAACTTCGATAACAGCTATACAACGCTGCCAAAATCATTCTTCTCTAGGCTCAATCCACCTCCTGTACGATCACCGAAGCTAGCCATTCTCAATGAACGTTTGGCAAAATCGCTAGGGCTGAATGTCGAAGCTCTGCAAAGCGAAGAAATCATAGCCATGCTCGCAGGAAATAAAACCCCAGAAGGCGCTATGCCTCTCGCTCAAGCATATGCGGGGCATCAATTTGGCCATTTTACCATGCTGGGCGACGGGCGTGCTCTCCTGCTTGGCGAGCAAATTACGCCTACAGGCGAGCGCTTTGATATCCAACTGAAAGGTTCAGGCAGAACACCTTATTCACGCGGCGGCGATGGTAGAGCAGCCCTTGGCCCGATGCTGCGCGAATACATCATTAGCGAGGCCATGCATGGACTCGGAATTCCTACTACTCGGAGCCTTGCGGTAGTGACAACCGGCGAGTCTATTTACCGCGAAGCCGAGCTGCCTGGTGCCATTTTGACGCGTGTCGCAGCCAGTCATATCAGAGTAGGCACGTTCCAATTCGCGGCAAGATTTTGTTCCATTGAAGATCTCCGCGCGTTAGCTGATTATACGTTACAAAGACATTTTCCAGAGAACCATGCAGAGGAAAACCGCTATCTCCTCCTATTGAAGGGAGTCATCCAGCGTCAGGCTATGTTGATAGCAAGGTGGCAACTCGTAGGCTTTATTCACGGGGTCATGAACACCGACAACATGGCGATCAGCGGCGAAACCATTGATTACGGTCCTTGCGCTTTCATGGACACGTATGATCCTGCTACTGTATTTAGCTCCATTGATGTTCAGGGCCGCTATGCTTACGGAAATCAGCCGTACATAGCCGTATGGAATCTTTCCCGTTTTGCGGAAACCTTATTGCCTTTGTTGCATGACAACGAAGCGCAGGCTGTGAAAATGGCCGAAGATGCCCTTGCCGAATTCAGCAAGCTGTATCATAGCAATTGGCTCACTGGAATGCGGGCAAAGCTCGGATTGTTTAACGAAGAGGAACAAGACGAGGCGTTGATCGAAGGTCTGCTCAACATGATGAAGGAGAATCATGCAGACTATACGAATACATTCCGTGCTTTTACGCTCAATCAACCAGAAGATAGCGTGCTGTTTGGTACGTGCGAATTCCCGGAATGGCATGAGCAGTGGAGAGCGCGACTAACGAGACAGCCAGAAGACCCCGCTGCGGTACAACAGTTAATGAAAAAGAGTAATCCGGCAGTCATCCCTCGCAACCATCGTGTAGAAGAGGCATTGGAAGCTGCGTGGAAAGAGGGCGACTACACGGTGATGGAACGGCTCCTGGCAGTCCTTTCTGATCCATATGCTTACACTCCTGAACAGGTAGAATACACGACTTTACCAGCGGAATCGGCACGTCCTTACCAAACGTTTTGCGGTACGTGA
- a CDS encoding AAA family ATPase — translation MKKKLIVLSGIAGSGKSKWAQEIAKKERATIVSTDEIRQNLFGDERKQKKSAQVFFEVYSKIATELANGKNVILDATNIDREKRMKVLAKFPDVQKECYYFDVPYSVCLERNRSRKRTVDEYILAKMRKNFHFPIKNEGWDHIHLLHEPVPYAIAKEEFVQLLQNEPSYEELFDRLNAIPIFKEMYQFNQENPYHQYPLCKHTYHVFDYVNAFYTEEDKFLMQVVALFHDTGKPFCKTYKPMKGHYSYFGHEHVSAQIACHFLKELGFNDDFIFEVVNLIQMHMKINYGTQQDISEIYHLLGDEYLWKLYFFKEGDAYAK, via the coding sequence GTGAAAAAGAAATTAATCGTCTTGTCAGGCATTGCGGGCAGTGGCAAAAGTAAGTGGGCGCAAGAAATTGCCAAAAAGGAACGGGCAACCATTGTGTCTACGGATGAAATTCGCCAGAACTTATTCGGTGATGAGCGAAAACAAAAAAAGTCTGCGCAAGTATTTTTTGAGGTCTATTCGAAAATCGCAACGGAGCTGGCGAATGGAAAGAATGTCATCTTAGACGCGACCAATATCGACAGAGAGAAAAGAATGAAAGTCCTTGCCAAATTTCCCGATGTCCAAAAGGAATGCTATTACTTCGACGTTCCCTATTCCGTTTGCCTGGAGCGCAATCGATCCCGAAAGAGAACCGTAGACGAATACATCTTGGCGAAGATGCGGAAGAACTTCCATTTTCCCATCAAGAATGAAGGCTGGGATCACATTCATCTCTTGCACGAACCAGTGCCTTATGCCATTGCAAAAGAAGAGTTCGTTCAATTGCTTCAAAACGAACCCTCCTATGAAGAGCTGTTCGACAGGTTGAATGCCATACCAATTTTCAAAGAGATGTATCAATTTAATCAAGAAAACCCTTATCATCAGTACCCTTTGTGCAAGCATACCTATCATGTTTTCGATTATGTAAACGCCTTTTACACGGAAGAAGACAAATTTCTCATGCAAGTGGTCGCCCTGTTTCACGATACAGGAAAACCATTTTGCAAAACCTACAAGCCGATGAAAGGCCATTACTCCTACTTCGGACATGAGCATGTTTCCGCACAAATTGCTTGCCATTTCTTAAAAGAATTAGGATTCAACGATGATTTTATTTTCGAAGTCGTCAACCTGATTCAAATGCACATGAAGATTAACTACGGAACGCAGCAAGATATTTCCGAGATTTATCATTTGCTAGGCGATGAGTACCTATGGAAGCTGTACTTCTTCAAGGAAGGGGATGCCTATGCCAAATGA
- a CDS encoding RNA ligase family protein: protein MLKKYPRTFHLPWSRTRTDDDKILRTVCHFEGKEVVVTEKLDGENTTLYRNHIHARSLDSKDHASRHWVKMLHGMISFHIPEGWRICGENVYALHSIYYEHLTSYFYVFSIWNEKNECLSWDETVEWAELLGLETAPVLYRGIWKEETVKSCYTKQSFFGGEQEGYVVRVTERFPYEDFKQSVAKFVRKNHVQTDQHWLSKPVVPNGIAQAH from the coding sequence ATGCTGAAAAAATACCCGAGAACCTTTCACTTACCCTGGTCAAGAACTAGAACCGACGATGATAAAATTTTGCGAACGGTTTGTCATTTCGAGGGAAAAGAAGTAGTCGTGACAGAAAAGCTGGATGGCGAAAATACCACGCTGTACCGAAATCATATCCATGCAAGGTCACTCGATAGCAAAGATCATGCATCTAGACATTGGGTAAAGATGCTGCACGGGATGATTTCGTTTCATATCCCGGAAGGCTGGAGAATTTGCGGGGAAAATGTATATGCACTGCACTCCATCTATTACGAACACCTAACAAGCTATTTCTACGTGTTCTCGATCTGGAATGAAAAAAATGAATGCTTGTCGTGGGATGAAACGGTAGAATGGGCCGAACTACTTGGCTTGGAGACAGCGCCTGTCTTATACAGAGGGATTTGGAAGGAAGAGACCGTAAAAAGTTGCTACACCAAACAATCTTTCTTCGGCGGGGAACAAGAGGGGTACGTGGTACGAGTAACGGAGAGGTTTCCATACGAAGATTTTAAACAATCTGTCGCCAAGTTTGTACGCAAAAATCATGTGCAAACCGACCAGCACTGGTTATCGAAGCCAGTCGTTCCGAATGGGATAGCACAGGCTCATTAA
- a CDS encoding suppressor of fused domain protein, translating to MNEEMMSAGWDAIDQEMRKIYGEQEPKHYGTLISYALGGHDPLDGISAYKSDEPYPHWHFVTYGFTELYEKESENEEESGFGFELTFRLARKDDEEEPPAWALNLLQNMGRYVFNTGNVFHAGDHLDANGPICLGADTQLTALAFVTDPQLAEIDTPNGRVQFLQMVGITGDELDAMMAWNTRGVLESGLPYMPFYITDLERDSLLRNSTVSDAVQKGMEQEGSNTAYLFVSQLGWEPGKKGLLKKTPSTLRLGAKQAEVIGKILRGRIRKGESLSLVGPDVRVVFEAGKKPECNPGEDVIRFVLDDATTIALTKQLLPKESSFEIPSLKGIAINIVKTNITDSEGNVVKVIG from the coding sequence ATGAACGAAGAAATGATGTCAGCGGGCTGGGATGCCATTGATCAGGAGATGAGAAAGATTTATGGAGAGCAGGAGCCTAAGCATTACGGGACGCTCATCTCGTATGCGCTGGGTGGTCACGATCCATTGGATGGAATAAGCGCCTACAAATCAGACGAGCCTTACCCGCATTGGCATTTTGTGACCTATGGATTTACTGAGCTGTATGAAAAGGAATCCGAGAATGAAGAGGAAAGCGGTTTTGGATTTGAATTGACGTTTCGATTGGCGCGAAAGGACGACGAGGAAGAACCGCCTGCCTGGGCGCTGAATCTGCTTCAAAATATGGGGCGTTACGTATTCAACACGGGCAATGTATTTCATGCAGGTGATCATTTGGATGCCAACGGTCCGATATGCCTGGGCGCCGATACCCAACTGACTGCGCTCGCTTTTGTCACGGACCCACAGCTTGCCGAAATCGATACGCCGAATGGTCGAGTGCAATTCTTGCAAATGGTCGGGATCACTGGTGATGAACTAGATGCGATGATGGCTTGGAATACACGTGGCGTACTCGAATCTGGCTTGCCGTACATGCCTTTCTACATAACCGATCTCGAGCGGGATTCACTCCTTCGCAACTCTACCGTTTCTGATGCTGTGCAAAAAGGCATGGAACAAGAAGGCTCCAACACTGCCTATTTGTTTGTGAGCCAGCTTGGCTGGGAGCCGGGTAAAAAGGGCTTATTGAAAAAAACGCCTTCGACCTTGAGGTTGGGAGCTAAGCAAGCGGAAGTCATCGGAAAAATTCTCCGTGGACGTATACGAAAAGGAGAAAGCCTGAGCCTCGTGGGACCTGATGTCCGTGTTGTATTTGAGGCAGGAAAGAAGCCTGAATGTAATCCAGGGGAGGATGTCATTCGCTTTGTCCTCGATGATGCGACAACGATTGCGCTAACCAAGCAGTTGCTTCCAAAGGAAAGCAGCTTTGAGATCCCTTCCCTGAAAGGAATTGCCATCAACATTGTGAAAACCAATATTACCGATAGCGAGGGCAATGTCGTCAAGGTCATCGGTTAA
- a CDS encoding DUF6138 family protein, producing the protein MHQAAEAFLNEVWTSIQEIYQKENQRIKEIKDWSLLQAGVKDYLRVAWRKGKPNWANGKIHVDVHEPFSWSDDSYKYEAGSYIEELTEEMLMNEFFPALCDRMESLFHSTDYDSHFFNYHFELVFEFEWKQSVQCHARHFINERKRESLKQALDQFIETKMKAELPVRPKESDDFFFAHCLVNPDLMEQKQEVIEPLIQRLSEKLRSNKERSDSWTYHSTLALKGWANERFLVKFFDRTGHYGMDWVLKPEQERQELKTEELDFFLYVALAIGNKEPDTRKKFLDLAVQLGSKQAADYVNRGSGRFENEYKSSLIQAHANDVLQAIDIRIVSEEEAAYGEAIDFINGLLREGFPKGYKLKLKSSEKHYLPVKKLAKSGLHQFFGNASRYPGLYPKIAEYAELAMEEFAWYGDVEPSEKSVMPGTYAVLALGLSSNEYFPLFCRYMELVDTEHQSAQDDFAMAFMEAHGITAKNMPVLVSLVLGSSDSAKPLKNITLDRTELVDALIEELAAMEDYHRETVIYRLFGGNKKLAQAVKKESAPLKDKLAQVLALVE; encoded by the coding sequence ATGCATCAGGCAGCAGAAGCATTTCTAAACGAAGTATGGACTTCCATCCAAGAAATTTACCAAAAAGAGAACCAGCGGATCAAAGAGATCAAAGACTGGAGTCTACTGCAGGCGGGGGTCAAAGACTACCTGAGAGTGGCGTGGAGAAAAGGAAAACCTAATTGGGCCAATGGCAAAATCCACGTGGATGTTCACGAACCTTTCAGTTGGAGTGACGACTCGTACAAATACGAGGCGGGGTCTTATATTGAGGAGCTTACAGAGGAAATGCTCATGAATGAGTTTTTTCCAGCACTGTGTGATCGAATGGAATCCCTGTTCCATTCCACCGACTATGATTCTCACTTTTTTAATTACCACTTCGAGCTTGTTTTCGAATTCGAGTGGAAACAATCGGTGCAATGCCATGCTCGCCATTTCATAAACGAGCGAAAACGCGAGAGTCTAAAACAAGCACTGGATCAATTTATCGAGACAAAAATGAAAGCGGAGCTTCCTGTACGTCCGAAAGAAAGTGACGATTTTTTCTTCGCCCATTGTCTCGTCAATCCCGATCTGATGGAACAGAAGCAAGAGGTAATCGAACCGCTCATCCAGCGTCTTAGTGAAAAGCTGCGCTCCAATAAAGAACGCAGTGATTCGTGGACATACCACTCTACTTTGGCTTTAAAAGGCTGGGCGAATGAGCGTTTTTTAGTCAAATTTTTCGATCGTACCGGGCATTATGGAATGGATTGGGTTTTGAAACCTGAGCAGGAACGTCAGGAACTGAAAACGGAGGAGCTGGACTTTTTCCTGTACGTCGCTCTCGCAATAGGTAACAAGGAGCCGGACACCCGCAAGAAGTTCCTGGACCTCGCTGTTCAGCTTGGCTCCAAGCAGGCTGCGGACTACGTAAACCGGGGCAGTGGTCGCTTTGAAAACGAGTATAAAAGCAGTCTGATTCAAGCACATGCCAATGATGTTTTGCAAGCGATCGACATCCGGATTGTATCTGAGGAAGAAGCGGCCTACGGTGAAGCCATCGATTTTATCAACGGCCTTTTGCGTGAAGGCTTTCCCAAAGGGTACAAGCTCAAGCTGAAAAGCAGCGAAAAGCACTACCTGCCAGTAAAAAAGCTGGCGAAGTCAGGTCTCCACCAGTTTTTTGGCAATGCGTCCCGATATCCTGGCTTATACCCGAAAATCGCAGAATATGCCGAGCTTGCGATGGAGGAGTTCGCGTGGTACGGGGATGTAGAGCCTAGTGAAAAATCCGTCATGCCGGGCACCTATGCGGTATTGGCTCTCGGCTTGTCTAGCAACGAATATTTTCCACTCTTTTGTCGCTATATGGAGCTGGTCGACACGGAGCATCAGTCTGCCCAGGACGATTTTGCCATGGCTTTTATGGAGGCGCATGGTATAACCGCAAAGAATATGCCGGTACTCGTCTCTCTGGTGCTTGGCAGTAGCGACTCGGCGAAGCCTTTGAAAAATATCACCCTCGATCGTACCGAACTGGTGGATGCACTCATAGAGGAGCTTGCAGCAATGGAAGATTACCATCGGGAAACTGTTATTTATCGTCTTTTTGGAGGGAATAAGAAGCTCGCACAGGCGGTAAAAAAGGAATCTGCCCCCCTCAAAGACAAGCTTGCACAAGTGCTGGCCTTGGTCGAATAG
- a CDS encoding ATP-binding cassette domain-containing protein encodes MEVLQITNKQLSKQIHLSIKGPEKVAIIGENGIGKTTLLKKIMDELVQHPSLQIGYMLQNYEDRLASTKTRLNTWKQQE; translated from the coding sequence TTGGAAGTACTGCAAATAACGAACAAACAGCTATCGAAACAGATTCATTTATCGATCAAGGGGCCGGAAAAAGTCGCGATTATTGGGGAAAATGGGATCGGAAAAACAACGTTGTTAAAAAAGATCATGGATGAGCTAGTCCAGCACCCGTCCTTACAGATCGGGTACATGCTCCAAAACTATGAAGACCGGCTGGCTTCGACAAAAACACGCTTGAATACTTGGAAACAACAGGAATGA